A genomic segment from Clostridia bacterium encodes:
- a CDS encoding TIGR00730 family Rossman fold protein has translation MDEIENPNNFRAPLAYENKNFIGGPDGRALRILSEYMEPLARFRRERVQDTVVFFGSARFSSRYNADEALQLLEKPGSAYAAPPVEQMKRARTAVEMARYYEDARRLASMLTEWSMSIPSKRQRFVVTTGGGPGIMEAANRGAREAGGKTIGLNINLPFEQMPNPYITPELNFEFHYFFMRKLWFAYLAKALVVFPGGFGTLDELFEILTLAQTEKLAKRIAVLIYGKEYWSRVLNLEALADAGTISSEDINLFHYVSTPEEGFEILRDHLTRYHLEVPSPARRKAPEIAKTRP, from the coding sequence ATGGATGAAATAGAGAACCCGAATAACTTCCGCGCACCTCTCGCTTACGAAAACAAGAACTTCATCGGTGGACCGGATGGCCGTGCCCTGCGCATCCTTTCCGAGTACATGGAACCTCTGGCCCGCTTCCGTCGCGAACGCGTGCAGGATACCGTAGTCTTTTTCGGCTCCGCGCGATTCAGCAGCCGCTATAACGCCGATGAAGCGCTGCAACTTCTCGAAAAGCCGGGTTCCGCGTATGCAGCTCCGCCCGTAGAACAGATGAAACGTGCACGCACGGCTGTCGAAATGGCGCGTTATTACGAAGATGCACGTCGCCTTGCGTCGATGCTCACCGAGTGGTCGATGAGCATCCCTTCCAAGCGACAGCGCTTTGTTGTTACCACCGGCGGCGGCCCTGGAATCATGGAAGCCGCGAACCGCGGTGCGCGTGAAGCCGGTGGCAAAACCATCGGATTGAACATCAATCTGCCCTTCGAGCAGATGCCCAACCCCTACATCACGCCGGAACTCAACTTCGAGTTCCACTACTTCTTCATGCGCAAGTTGTGGTTTGCTTATCTGGCGAAGGCGCTCGTCGTCTTCCCCGGAGGCTTCGGCACGCTCGACGAACTCTTCGAAATCCTCACGCTGGCTCAAACCGAGAAGCTGGCCAAGCGGATCGCCGTGCTCATTTATGGCAAGGAGTACTGGAGCCGCGTCCTGAACCTGGAAGCGCTTGCCGATGCCGGCACGATCTCGTCAGAGGACATCAATCTATTCCATTACGTAAGCACGCCGGAAGAAGGCTTCGAAATTCTGCGCGACCACCTCACGCGTTACCACCTGGAGGTACCCTCGCCGGCGAGGCGCAAAGCGCCAGAGATCGCGAAGACGCGTCCCTAA
- a CDS encoding metallopeptidase family protein, whose translation MRYHLPMPRLSEQRFMELVADALDSLPHEFRKRMKNVAVLVENLPPESPRRLPRPRGMVSHGPLMLGQFIGTPATKKSVFDLSAGPDRVILYQRNIEAVCGSEAEIQQQIRLTVIHEVGHYFGLSEDELRHV comes from the coding sequence TTGCGTTACCATCTCCCCATGCCCCGCCTCAGCGAGCAGCGTTTCATGGAACTGGTAGCCGACGCGCTCGACTCGCTTCCACACGAGTTCCGCAAACGCATGAAGAACGTCGCCGTGCTCGTCGAGAATCTGCCACCTGAGTCGCCACGCCGGCTCCCGCGACCGCGCGGCATGGTCTCTCACGGGCCACTCATGCTGGGTCAATTCATTGGAACACCGGCCACGAAGAAGAGCGTATTCGATTTATCCGCGGGCCCGGACCGAGTCATCCTGTATCAGCGAAACATCGAGGCTGTTTGCGGCTCCGAAGCCGAAATCCAGCAGCAGATCCGCCTCACGGTCATCCACGAGGTCGGACACTACTTCGGCCTCAGCGAAGACGAACTCCGCCACGTGTGA
- the ygiD gene encoding 4,5-DOPA dioxygenase extradiol, which yields MADTLPAIFFGHGNPMNAVLRNKYTEQWQLLGQRIPRPKAVLSISAHWYVSEVGVTVTTAPETIHDFGGFPRELYQVQYPAPGDPELARRVQELLSPVPVVLDRTWGLDHGTWSVLRHVYPEADVPIVQLSIDETQPANFHFQIGEKLAPLRDEGILIVGSGNLVHNLHTYAWGRHMSDPYDWALRFETMAREMILAGEYKPLIDYESLGKDAALSIPTPDHYLPLLYVLATRQNSEDVTFPVEGVDGGSISMLAAKIG from the coding sequence ATGGCTGACACTCTGCCCGCGATTTTCTTCGGCCACGGCAATCCGATGAATGCCGTCCTGCGAAATAAGTACACCGAGCAGTGGCAGCTTTTGGGCCAGCGCATTCCTAGGCCCAAGGCTGTTCTATCAATTTCAGCGCACTGGTACGTTTCAGAGGTGGGAGTAACTGTAACTACCGCGCCGGAGACCATTCACGACTTCGGCGGATTTCCTAGAGAGTTGTACCAAGTCCAATACCCAGCTCCTGGCGATCCAGAACTTGCCCGCCGGGTTCAAGAGTTGCTCTCTCCGGTCCCGGTTGTACTTGATAGAACGTGGGGTCTCGATCACGGCACATGGTCTGTGCTGCGACACGTTTATCCTGAGGCGGACGTACCCATCGTGCAGTTAAGCATCGACGAAACACAGCCCGCAAACTTTCACTTCCAGATCGGAGAGAAGCTTGCCCCGTTGCGCGACGAAGGCATATTGATCGTAGGCAGCGGCAACCTCGTTCACAACCTTCACACCTACGCCTGGGGCCGCCACATGTCAGATCCCTACGATTGGGCGCTGCGCTTCGAGACGATGGCGCGAGAGATGATCCTGGCCGGGGAGTACAAGCCGCTCATCGACTACGAGTCGCTTGGAAAAGATGCGGCGCTCTCAATTCCAACGCCTGACCACTACCTGCCGCTCCTCTATGTACTCGCGACCAGGCAAAACAGCGAGGACGTCACGTTTCCAGTCGAAGGCGTCGATGGCGGATCGATTTCCATGCTGGCCGCGAAAATCGGATAG
- a CDS encoding acyltransferase produces the protein MIEAETLQQTIVASVVTQRPTPSGAEHVFVNNIRHWSMFAIVLIHCYVFAAGSTLELPFGTEMFVQAAKFGTIGFFFISGFLLGERVEARGRLEYFKRRLRRLCVPWMFWIAAYCCLLVVGHAVLQEVLPTFDEIASLVFQALFNTAYWFVPNMLLASAMMLAFARYIEGWRFGGALLGAALFYAANIYGHWIPSQHSTAVFGFVGYLWLGAWSSRNWEKVRRVLSQFPPRLLLCLAILAWALCLAEAHHLRSLGSIDPLNALRISNQAFSIVVVMLFLKLSKPAWPKFINVREHTFGLYLTHSLVLVLVMRVLKQYTGSGPASSALGRFGLGTLAFALTYAGSVILTKWLAAHPKLNWSVGAKAKGNWERSAP, from the coding sequence GTGATTGAGGCCGAAACGCTTCAGCAAACCATCGTCGCGTCCGTCGTAACCCAGCGCCCCACGCCCTCCGGCGCCGAGCACGTCTTTGTAAATAACATCCGGCACTGGTCGATGTTTGCGATCGTTCTCATCCACTGCTATGTCTTTGCAGCTGGATCCACGCTGGAACTACCCTTTGGGACAGAGATGTTTGTACAAGCCGCCAAGTTCGGTACCATCGGCTTCTTCTTCATCTCAGGATTTCTTTTGGGTGAGCGCGTGGAGGCAAGAGGGCGCTTGGAGTACTTTAAGAGGCGTCTCCGCCGGCTGTGCGTGCCCTGGATGTTCTGGATTGCGGCGTACTGCTGCTTGCTTGTTGTAGGTCATGCGGTACTCCAGGAAGTACTTCCTACCTTCGACGAAATTGCGTCGCTAGTCTTCCAGGCTTTATTCAATACAGCATACTGGTTTGTTCCGAATATGCTTCTGGCTTCGGCGATGATGTTGGCGTTTGCGCGCTATATAGAAGGTTGGCGATTCGGAGGGGCGCTTCTCGGTGCCGCATTGTTCTATGCTGCGAACATTTATGGCCACTGGATACCAAGTCAACATTCGACAGCAGTATTTGGCTTTGTGGGTTATCTCTGGCTGGGTGCCTGGAGTTCCCGGAACTGGGAGAAGGTGAGAAGGGTTCTGTCGCAGTTCCCACCCCGGCTCCTGCTTTGCCTTGCGATACTTGCGTGGGCCTTGTGCCTTGCGGAAGCGCATCACTTGAGGTCATTGGGAAGCATAGATCCGCTCAATGCGCTTCGCATTAGCAACCAGGCATTCTCAATCGTCGTTGTGATGCTCTTTTTGAAGCTGTCGAAACCCGCCTGGCCCAAGTTCATCAATGTTCGCGAACATACATTCGGCCTGTATCTTACCCACAGCTTGGTCTTGGTGTTAGTCATGCGGGTGCTCAAGCAATACACCGGTTCGGGGCCAGCGTCCTCAGCGCTGGGGCGATTCGGCTTAGGGACGCTTGCCTTCGCACTGACCTACGCGGGTTCGGTGATACTCACCAAGTGGTTGGCCGCACATCCGAAACTGAACTGGAGCGTTGGCGCGAAAGCGAAGGGCAATTGGGAGAGAAGCGCTCCATAG
- a CDS encoding FUSC family protein, with translation MAAIVSRAWAMVSADAWLLLQRTIAATAAWLIAKRVFDHHEPFFAPIAAVIALNALLGERGSNAMRLLLGVGVGILVGELTVVVLSGGYGALALSTFVAMAIARALGGARVTISQAAASAILTVVSANDQAGTERLFDAVIGAGVALVFSQFLFSPEPIALLRRAESAALADISHGLELTARALERDDYESDERALNSVRNLRDRLVELTRLRRASSRVARHSIVWRSQMTPVVREKESADYLDLVGSSCLMLARTAIAVKPPERRTLAPSVRELSNVVDGLAKNLGDLQMRQGAADRALDIARRLGSSGIRSKPTLAAAQLTAQMLAADIMVFAGVSPDQAAGAIQASSGEPLVPLPPNTPRIPFLFNRRRPRR, from the coding sequence ATGGCTGCGATTGTGTCGCGTGCATGGGCGATGGTGAGTGCTGACGCTTGGCTGCTGCTGCAAAGGACAATCGCTGCGACCGCAGCGTGGTTGATTGCGAAGCGAGTCTTCGATCATCACGAGCCGTTCTTCGCACCCATTGCCGCGGTTATCGCGCTCAATGCTTTACTCGGCGAGCGCGGCTCGAATGCGATGCGGTTGTTGCTTGGCGTGGGCGTCGGAATTCTGGTGGGAGAACTCACGGTCGTCGTGCTCAGCGGCGGTTACGGCGCCCTGGCGCTGTCCACCTTCGTCGCAATGGCGATTGCCCGTGCTCTTGGGGGCGCACGCGTCACTATCAGTCAAGCGGCAGCCAGCGCCATCCTCACTGTGGTATCCGCGAACGATCAAGCTGGAACGGAGCGGCTGTTCGATGCTGTCATCGGCGCCGGTGTCGCGCTCGTCTTCAGCCAATTCCTCTTCTCTCCGGAGCCAATCGCCTTGCTGCGCCGCGCAGAGTCGGCAGCGTTGGCTGACATTTCGCACGGGCTTGAGCTAACGGCCCGTGCGCTCGAACGTGACGACTACGAGTCGGATGAACGTGCATTGAACAGCGTCCGCAATTTGCGCGACCGCTTAGTTGAACTGACTCGCCTGAGACGTGCCAGCAGCCGCGTAGCCCGTCATTCAATCGTCTGGCGGTCGCAGATGACGCCGGTCGTGCGCGAAAAAGAGAGCGCCGATTACCTCGATCTTGTCGGCAGCAGTTGTCTGATGCTCGCGCGTACCGCCATTGCCGTAAAGCCGCCTGAACGCCGAACGCTCGCGCCGAGTGTGCGCGAACTGTCTAACGTGGTCGACGGTTTGGCGAAGAACCTCGGAGACCTTCAGATGCGCCAAGGTGCGGCTGACCGCGCGCTCGACATCGCTCGCCGGCTTGGCAGCAGCGGCATTCGGTCCAAACCGACCCTCGCCGCTGCACAACTAACCGCGCAGATGCTGGCCGCCGACATCATGGTGTTCGCCGGAGTCTCTCCCGACCAGGCTGCGGGCGCAATACAAGCGTCGAGCGGAGAACCTCTAGTTCCTCTCCCGCCGAACACGCCCCGAATACCATTCCTTTTCAACCGACGGCGCCCGCGTAGATGA
- a CDS encoding sugar porter family MFS transporter, with the protein MTNSAIDTRYVTMVASGAALGGFLFGFDTSTMNAAITGIRSTLELSSAQVGLVAAISLIGAAIGAWFAGPVAARFGRNRVMFIAGALITLGALAFSLTSQMVLLGLFRLMVGLGIGSASAVVPAYIVEISPPAIRGRLGSLWQFAIVIGQLLGLLAGYGLTRWAGSEAAPLFFGAAAWRWMFAVVALLAAGYVFISRLLPQTPEDLIRYGHENDARALLSRIGGVTVEEEIASISEELGKESRVATLKDLRGSKFGLKALVWVGILLAVFQQLVGINVVKTYSNALWRLVGFSTGASFTISIITVLVSIASTMVAIVIIDMVGRRAMLLSGAGMMAMALGTLAVCFCTATGSGDDIVLTRRAAITALIAINVFSVAFGVTWGPVMWVMLGELFAGNLRTVAVAVCTAANWITNWAVTRTFPLLAGIGLGFVYGLYSAFAVLAFVFVLKALPETKGRAIT; encoded by the coding sequence ATGACAAATTCAGCGATCGACACTCGCTACGTCACGATGGTTGCTTCCGGAGCCGCACTCGGCGGATTTCTTTTCGGCTTCGACACCTCAACCATGAATGCGGCTATTACCGGCATTCGGTCCACGCTTGAACTGAGTAGCGCCCAGGTCGGTCTTGTCGCGGCTATTTCCCTGATCGGCGCTGCCATAGGAGCGTGGTTCGCAGGCCCGGTTGCGGCGCGGTTTGGCCGCAACCGCGTCATGTTCATCGCCGGCGCGCTGATTACACTTGGCGCGTTGGCATTCTCGTTGACGAGTCAAATGGTGCTGCTTGGTCTCTTTCGATTGATGGTCGGCTTGGGCATCGGCTCGGCGAGCGCGGTCGTCCCTGCCTACATCGTCGAAATTTCGCCTCCAGCCATCCGCGGACGGCTCGGCTCGTTGTGGCAGTTCGCCATCGTCATCGGACAACTGCTCGGCTTGCTTGCGGGTTACGGGCTGACGCGCTGGGCTGGGTCGGAGGCAGCGCCGTTGTTCTTCGGCGCGGCAGCGTGGCGATGGATGTTCGCCGTAGTCGCTCTGCTCGCGGCTGGCTACGTATTCATCTCACGTTTACTGCCCCAAACGCCGGAAGACTTGATTCGCTACGGTCACGAAAACGATGCCCGGGCGCTACTGAGCAGAATTGGCGGCGTCACGGTGGAAGAGGAAATCGCGTCGATTAGCGAGGAGTTGGGGAAAGAGAGCAGGGTCGCTACGCTCAAAGATTTGCGTGGCTCTAAGTTCGGGCTCAAGGCACTCGTCTGGGTGGGGATTTTGCTTGCCGTCTTCCAGCAACTCGTCGGGATCAACGTCGTCAAGACCTACTCGAACGCTTTGTGGCGGTTGGTCGGGTTCTCCACGGGTGCGTCCTTCACCATCAGCATCATCACCGTGCTCGTGAGCATCGCCTCAACCATGGTGGCGATTGTGATCATCGATATGGTTGGCCGCCGCGCGATGCTCCTCAGCGGAGCGGGGATGATGGCGATGGCGTTGGGAACGCTAGCAGTGTGCTTCTGCACGGCAACTGGCAGCGGTGACGACATCGTCTTGACCCGCCGTGCAGCCATTACCGCGCTCATCGCCATCAACGTGTTCTCCGTCGCGTTTGGCGTCACTTGGGGACCTGTGATGTGGGTGATGCTGGGCGAACTGTTCGCCGGGAACCTGCGTACCGTCGCCGTCGCCGTCTGCACCGCGGCCAATTGGATCACGAATTGGGCCGTCACCCGGACATTCCCGTTGCTTGCGGGTATCGGACTCGGCTTCGTGTATGGACTCTACTCAGCGTTTGCCGTGCTTGCGTTCGTCTTCGTGCTGAAAGCGTTGCCGGAAACGAAGGGACGTGCAATCACTTGA
- a CDS encoding glucose-6-phosphate dehydrogenase has translation MIKRLILFGATGDLAGRFLLPALAELYDEGKLPQGFSVIGAAVEDWDSEQFRQHAAERLQEHTATDVAAASREAVVRSLRYRRVDLNDTAAVAALVADATGRNVPDAEVEPAAAYLALPSALFPLAVKALGLVGLPSGSRIVLEKPFGEDLDSAIALNRMLKRVAGIAGEKAIFRVDHALGLATVQNLLGVRLANRVLEPVWNSNHIEQVDILWDETLALEGRASYYDRAGALKDVIQNHLLQILCIIAMEPPISIEEHDLRDARFDVLRSVRPLTSADAVLKSHRARYTAGRLGDTGGADGRVVPAYVEEKGVSRQRETETFAEIVLELDSWRWSGTRFVLRTGKAFSHRRKEAVLRFRPVPRLPFGNDASARLTANELRIGLDGPYGFALHLTGLKTGPPSHFASMILDAELPAPELPAYSRVLMDVLNGNNALSIRGDEAEQAWRIVTPVLQAWADGRVPMQEYPAGSDGPPSATQA, from the coding sequence ATGATAAAGCGACTGATCCTATTCGGTGCGACAGGCGACCTTGCTGGTCGTTTTCTGCTGCCAGCCCTCGCAGAGCTATACGATGAGGGCAAATTACCGCAAGGCTTTAGCGTCATCGGTGCCGCCGTTGAAGACTGGGATAGTGAGCAATTTCGGCAGCACGCCGCTGAGCGCCTTCAAGAACACACAGCCACGGACGTTGCGGCGGCTTCGCGCGAAGCGGTTGTGCGCTCCCTTCGCTATCGAAGAGTTGATTTGAACGATACTGCCGCCGTCGCGGCCCTCGTCGCAGATGCCACCGGTCGAAACGTCCCCGATGCTGAAGTTGAGCCGGCCGCGGCCTATCTCGCACTGCCGTCGGCCCTGTTCCCACTTGCGGTGAAGGCGCTCGGCTTAGTTGGATTGCCTTCGGGCAGCCGCATTGTGCTGGAGAAGCCGTTCGGCGAAGACTTGGATAGTGCAATTGCGCTGAACAGAATGCTCAAGCGAGTGGCTGGCATCGCGGGCGAGAAAGCGATCTTCCGCGTCGACCACGCTTTGGGACTGGCTACGGTGCAGAATTTACTCGGAGTGCGGCTCGCTAACCGGGTGCTTGAGCCGGTTTGGAACAGCAACCACATCGAACAGGTGGACATTCTTTGGGACGAAACCCTGGCGCTTGAAGGTCGTGCTTCATACTACGACCGTGCGGGCGCACTTAAGGACGTAATCCAGAATCATCTGTTGCAAATTTTGTGCATCATTGCAATGGAGCCTCCGATCAGCATTGAGGAGCATGATTTGCGCGACGCCAGGTTCGACGTGCTACGCTCGGTGCGCCCGCTGACTTCGGCTGACGCAGTATTGAAATCTCACCGCGCCCGCTATACTGCCGGCCGTTTGGGTGACACCGGCGGGGCGGACGGGCGCGTTGTTCCGGCTTACGTCGAGGAGAAAGGGGTTAGCCGGCAGCGCGAAACGGAAACCTTCGCCGAGATCGTTCTGGAACTCGACAGTTGGCGCTGGTCCGGGACTCGCTTTGTGCTGCGAACAGGCAAGGCGTTTTCGCACCGACGCAAGGAAGCCGTGCTGAGGTTTCGCCCCGTCCCGCGCCTGCCCTTCGGCAACGACGCCTCAGCGAGACTTACTGCCAACGAACTGCGAATCGGGCTAGACGGACCATACGGCTTTGCTCTGCATTTGACGGGCCTCAAGACCGGACCGCCATCACATTTCGCGTCGATGATTCTGGACGCGGAACTGCCCGCGCCCGAACTGCCCGCCTACAGCCGCGTGCTGATGGACGTTCTGAATGGCAACAACGCATTGTCAATCAGAGGGGACGAAGCAGAACAAGCATGGCGGATCGTGACGCCCGTGCTGCAAGCGTGGGCCGATGGACGGGTTCCGATGCAAGAGTATCCGGCCGGGTCGGACGGGCCTCCCTCTGCAACGCAGGCGTAG
- a CDS encoding GlsB/YeaQ/YmgE family stress response membrane protein, producing the protein MGAIIGWIIFGIIAGGIAKLLMPGRDPGGWIVTMVLGIAGAVVGGWIGRAIWGSTGVNDWSIGSFTLAIVGAVLLLAIYRMIVGRRKPGDVVTRDRDKWAA; encoded by the coding sequence ATGGGAGCGATAATTGGCTGGATCATCTTCGGCATAATTGCCGGAGGCATAGCCAAACTTTTGATGCCGGGACGCGATCCGGGCGGCTGGATTGTCACCATGGTTCTGGGTATTGCGGGTGCCGTGGTCGGCGGTTGGATTGGACGCGCGATCTGGGGCAGCACTGGAGTGAACGACTGGAGTATCGGCAGTTTCACCCTCGCTATCGTCGGCGCGGTTTTGCTCCTGGCGATATACCGCATGATCGTAGGACGACGGAAACCAGGCGATGTTGTCACTCGCGACCGCGACAAGTGGGCCGCCTAG
- a CDS encoding M1 family aminopeptidase — MALSLLSPARALQAPATVPATPGTGSGQVLTLYGELRKAPLDASQVYRVRELALDREDVHIFLTDGTLAFTGSIDGHVTGAFFEGEGEVLLRPPDHVERGSLGLFTGEGVLNEKFKDAYLRFNDETYQELRANLQPAEDAAQFIAKWDQPARSLSEMDALRLLSSFTSDFGNTEPRDRYLHARIGGERFGVFDIIYDTMADEQVTVWNLPGRASFLDLWMAFPARNARMGKTAARPIDPWKSSSAVSISNFKIAAELIPPQEIDAEAVLTMQVRNGGQRLLYLELSRYLQVKQAKVDGAVVEFLQNESIEGSQLARQGNDYVIIILPEALHPGQTLQVEIKYRGNVMAQAGAGLLYVGARGTWYPNRGMAMANFDLEFRWPAEWTLVATGRRVSLDKRGDLLVGRWVSDVPIPLAGFNLGQYTRKSSRAGNVAVESYATAGMEYGFKRQQKVVVVPRSQRGEMETAVVVPSLEVNPAYMGQGVADRSARAVTQFSEWFGPYPYSSLSLTQFPGNASQGWPTLIFLSGLVFLTSEEKANLKLDDYGRILYGQLMQDHETAHQWWGGAVSWAGYRDQWLVEALANYSALMLLEREHPQDFAKTMEYYRQELLTKSPNGKQYYEAGPVTLGLRLSSSQFPDGYITISYGRGTWLFHMLRYMMRDAVAASPQTRGVSGDELFLRALRTIRERYARKQMTTRGVLAIFEEQLPTSLRFEGKKSLEWFMDGWINGSAIPRLSLDDVKISSKTGSAFATFTLKQENAPEELVTSVPIYAVLGDNRQVFASRVFADGSQTKLRVAVPPGTRRLVLDPHQTVLTRK; from the coding sequence TTGGCACTCAGTTTGCTGAGTCCTGCTCGTGCCCTGCAAGCGCCCGCCACCGTGCCTGCCACCCCGGGGACAGGCTCAGGACAGGTGCTCACGCTTTATGGTGAACTGCGGAAAGCGCCGCTCGACGCTTCGCAGGTATATCGCGTGCGCGAACTGGCGCTTGATCGCGAAGACGTGCACATCTTCCTCACCGATGGCACGCTGGCCTTCACCGGCTCCATAGATGGACACGTCACGGGTGCATTCTTCGAAGGCGAAGGCGAAGTATTGCTGCGTCCGCCAGATCACGTCGAGCGCGGATCCCTAGGACTTTTCACCGGCGAAGGCGTCCTCAACGAGAAGTTCAAGGACGCCTATCTTCGATTCAACGACGAAACCTACCAGGAACTACGCGCCAACCTGCAGCCCGCAGAAGATGCCGCGCAGTTCATCGCGAAGTGGGACCAACCAGCACGGTCGCTCTCCGAGATGGACGCGCTCCGTTTGCTGAGCAGCTTTACCAGCGATTTCGGCAACACAGAGCCTCGCGACCGCTACCTGCACGCGCGCATCGGTGGAGAGCGCTTCGGCGTTTTCGACATTATCTATGACACTATGGCCGACGAGCAGGTCACCGTCTGGAATCTCCCTGGGCGCGCGAGTTTTCTCGACCTCTGGATGGCGTTCCCGGCACGCAACGCCCGTATGGGCAAGACCGCTGCGCGTCCCATCGATCCGTGGAAGTCCTCATCGGCGGTGAGCATCTCCAACTTCAAGATCGCGGCCGAACTCATCCCTCCACAGGAAATCGATGCGGAGGCCGTGCTCACAATGCAGGTGAGGAACGGCGGCCAGCGCCTGCTGTACCTGGAACTCTCGCGATATCTCCAGGTGAAACAAGCAAAAGTGGATGGTGCCGTGGTCGAGTTTCTGCAAAACGAATCGATTGAAGGCAGCCAATTGGCGCGGCAGGGAAACGACTACGTCATCATTATTCTTCCCGAAGCATTGCACCCCGGCCAGACCTTACAAGTGGAGATCAAGTATCGCGGCAATGTGATGGCGCAAGCCGGCGCGGGTCTTCTCTATGTGGGTGCACGTGGCACCTGGTATCCGAACCGTGGCATGGCAATGGCGAACTTCGATCTCGAATTTCGCTGGCCTGCGGAGTGGACGCTGGTCGCTACCGGCCGTCGTGTTTCTCTCGATAAGCGCGGCGACCTGCTCGTTGGCCGCTGGGTGTCGGACGTCCCGATTCCGTTGGCCGGCTTCAATCTTGGACAATACACGCGCAAAAGCTCGCGCGCCGGCAATGTCGCCGTCGAGAGCTACGCTACTGCCGGCATGGAGTACGGATTCAAACGTCAGCAAAAGGTGGTAGTTGTGCCGCGGTCGCAACGCGGCGAAATGGAAACTGCGGTTGTGGTGCCTTCGCTGGAGGTGAATCCGGCGTACATGGGGCAGGGAGTCGCCGACCGCTCGGCGCGTGCAGTGACGCAGTTCAGTGAGTGGTTTGGGCCGTATCCTTATAGCTCGCTTTCGCTCACGCAATTTCCCGGCAACGCCAGCCAGGGTTGGCCGACTTTGATCTTCCTCTCCGGACTGGTGTTTCTCACTTCTGAGGAAAAGGCGAATCTCAAGCTCGATGATTACGGCCGCATTCTCTACGGGCAACTGATGCAGGACCACGAGACGGCACACCAGTGGTGGGGAGGCGCGGTTTCCTGGGCCGGATATCGCGATCAGTGGCTTGTGGAGGCGCTCGCGAATTACAGCGCGCTCATGCTCCTGGAACGTGAGCACCCGCAGGACTTCGCAAAAACCATGGAGTACTACAGGCAGGAACTCCTGACAAAAAGCCCGAACGGTAAGCAATATTACGAGGCTGGTCCGGTCACGCTCGGACTTCGGCTGTCGTCATCGCAATTTCCCGATGGATACATCACGATCAGCTACGGACGCGGCACGTGGCTCTTCCATATGTTGCGCTACATGATGCGCGACGCCGTCGCCGCCTCGCCGCAGACGCGAGGCGTTTCCGGCGACGAACTTTTTCTGCGCGCGCTGCGCACGATTCGCGAACGTTATGCCCGGAAGCAGATGACCACGCGCGGCGTGCTGGCAATCTTCGAAGAGCAATTACCAACTTCTCTGCGCTTCGAGGGCAAGAAGTCGCTGGAATGGTTCATGGACGGATGGATCAACGGCTCGGCCATCCCCAGGCTCAGCCTTGACGACGTGAAGATCTCATCGAAAACGGGATCGGCGTTCGCGACCTTCACATTGAAGCAGGAGAACGCTCCTGAAGAGCTTGTGACTTCAGTCCCAATCTATGCGGTGTTGGGCGACAATCGCCAGGTCTTTGCATCCCGCGTCTTCGCTGACGGTTCCCAGACAAAGCTGCGAGTGGCTGTACCGCCTGGTACCCGCCGCCTCGTTCTCGACCCGCATCAAACAGTGCTGACGCGCAAGTAG